In one window of Camelina sativa cultivar DH55 chromosome 15, Cs, whole genome shotgun sequence DNA:
- the LOC104745037 gene encoding regulatory-associated protein of TOR 1 isoform X4, translating into MALGDLMVSRFSQSSVSLVSNHRYDDDCVSSHDDGDSRRKDSEAKSSSSYGNGTTERAATATSMAYLPQTIVLCELRHDASEASSPLGTSEIVFHPKWRLKERMKTGCVALVLCLNITVDPPDVIKISPCARIEAWIDPFSMAPPKALETIGKNLSTQYERWQPRARYKVQLDPTVDEVRKLCLTCRKYAKTERVLFHYNGHGVPKPTANGEIWVFNKSYTQYIPLPISELDSWLKTPSIYVFDCSAARMILNAFAELHDWGSSGSSGSSRDCIILAACDVHETLPQSVEFPADVFTSCLTTPIKMALKWFCRRSLLKEIIDESLIDRIPGRQNDRKTLLGELNWIFTAVTDTIAWNVLPHELFQRLFRQDLLVASLFRNFLLAERIMRSANCNPISHPMLPPTHQHHMWDAWDMAAEICLSHLPQLVVDPSAEFQPSPFFTEQLTAFEVWLDHGSEHKKPPEQLPIVLQVLLSQCHRFRALVLLGRFLDMGSWAVDLALSVGIFPYVLKLLQTTTNELRQILVFIWTKILALDKSCQIDLVKDGGHTYFIRFLDSSGAFPEQRAMAAFVLAVIVDGHRRGQEACLEANLIGVCLGHLEASRPSDPQPEPLFLQWLCLCLGKLWEDFMEAQIMGREANAFEKLAPLLSEPQPEVRAAAVFALGTLLDIGFDSNKSVVEDEFDDDEKIRAEDAIIKSLLDVVSDGSPLVRAEVAVALARFAFGHKQHLKLAAASYWKPQSSSLLTSLPSIAKFHDPGSATIVSLHMSPLTRASTDSQPVAREARISSSPLGSSGLMHGSPLSDDSSLHSDSGIMHENVSNGAVHQSRLLDNAVYSQCVRAMFALAKDPSPRIASLGRRVLSIIGIEQVVAKPSKPTGRPGEAATTSHTPLAGLARSSSWFDMHAGNLPLSFRTPPVSPPRTNYLSGLRRVCSLEFRPHLLGSPDSGLADPLLGVSGSERSLLPLSTIYSWSCGHFSKPLLGGADASQEIAAKREEKEKFALEHIAKCQHSSISKLNNNPIANWDTRFETGTKTALLHPFSPIVVAADENERIRVWNYEEATLLNGFDNHDFPDKGISKLCLVNELDDSLLLVASCDGSVRIWKNYATKGKQKLVTGFSSIQGQKPGARDLNAVVDWQQQSGYLYASGEVSTVTLWDLEKEQLVRSIPSDSECGVTALVS; encoded by the exons ATGGCATTAGGAGACTTAATGGTGTCTCGGTTCTCGcaatcttctgtttctttggTCTCTAATCACCGATACGACGATGACTGTGTCTCTAGTCACGATGACGGTGATTCGCGGAGGAAGGATTCTGAGGCTAAGAGCAGTAGTAGCTACGGGAATGGTACAACTGAGAGAGCCGCCACCGCCACCAGTATGGCTTACTTGCCTCAGACTATTGTGCTCTGCGAGCTTCGACATGACGCATCCGAGGCTTCTTCTCCCTTGGGGACTTCGGAGATTGTATTTCACCCCAAATGGCGGCTTAAAGAACGA ATGAAAACCGGATGTGTAGCTTTAGTTCTGTGTTTGAACATCACTGTTGATCCGCCGGATGTTATAAAGATATCTCCATGTGCTAGAATCGAGGCCTGGATAG ATCCATTTTCCATGGCACCGCCTAAAGCTCTTGAGACAATTGGAAAGAACTTGAGCACTCAGTATGAGAGATGGCAACCAAGG gCTCGGTATAAGGTTCAACTAGATCCGACGGTAGATGAGGTGAGGAAGCTATGCTTGACTTGTCGGAAATATGCAAAAACCGAGAGAGTTCTATTCCATTATAATGGGCATGGTGTGCCAAAGCCTACAGCTAATGGTGAAATTTGGGTATTCAACAAG AGTTATACACAGTACATTCCCTTGCCAATCAGTGAGCTTGATTCCTGGTTGAAGACACCCTCCATCTACGTTTTTGACTGCTCTGCTGCTAGGATGATTCTTAATGCCTTTGCTGAG CTTCATGATTGGGGTTCTTCTGGTTCCTCTGGATCCTCAAGGGACTGCATTATACTTGCTGCTTGTGATGTACATGAGACACTTCCTCAGAGCGTTGAATTCCCAGCTGATGTTTTTACGTCTTGCCTCACAACGCCCATTAAAATGGCGTTGAAATG GTTCTGCAGGCGTTCTCTTCTGAAAGAAATCATCGATGAATCACTTATTGACAGGATTCCAGGCCGGCAAAACGACCGTAAGACGTTGTTAGGGGAGTTGAACTGGATATTCACAGCAGTGACGGATACAATTGCATGGAATGTGCTACCTCATG AACTTTTCCAGAGATTATTCAGACAGGACTTGTTGGTCGCTAGCCTTTTCCGAAATTTTTTACTCGCTGAGAGAATAATGCGGTCTGCAAACTGTAATCCAATATCTCACCCTATGCTGCCTCCTACGCATCAACATCATATGTG GGATGCATGGGACATGGCTGCTGAAATCTGTCTTTCTCACCTTCCCCAACTTGTTGTAGACCCAAGCGCAGAGTTCCAG CCAAGTCCCTTTTTTACTGAGCAACTGACAGCTTTTGAGGTGTGGCTGGATCATGGATCTGAGCATAAGAAGCCACCGGAACAGTTGCCTATTGTCCTTCAG GTGTTACTTAGCCAGTGTCATCGGTTTCGTGCTCTTGTACTTCTTGGAAGATTTCTTGATATGGGTTCATGGGCTGTGGATCTG GCCTTGTCTGTTGGAATATTCCCATATGTGCTGAAGCTTCTGCAAACGACAACGAATGAGCTAAGACAGATTCTGGTTTTCATATGGACAAAAATTCTTGCACTGGATAAG TCTTGTCAAATTGATCTTGTGAAAGATGGCGGACATACATATTTCATACGATTCCTAG ATAGCTCGGGTGCATTTCCAGAACAACGAGCTATGGCTGCTTTTGTTCTGGCTGTCATTGTTGACGGACATCGACGAGGCCAGGAAGCATGTCTTGAAGCTAATTTAATTGGTGTTTGTCTGGGGCACCTTGAAGCATCCAGACCAAGTGATCCACAGCCAGAACCATTGTTTCTACAATGGCTTTGTCTTTGTCTTGGAAAGTTGTGGGAAGATTTTATGGAGGCCCAAATAATGGGCAGGGAAGCAAATGCTTTTGAAAAGTTGGCACCTCTGCTTTCCGAGCCCCAACCTGAG GTAAGGGCTGCTGCTGTTTTTGCCCTGGGTACCTTACTTGATATTGGGTTTGACTCTAATAAAAGTGTGGTGGAGGatgaatttgatgatgatgaaaagatTAGAGCCGAAGATGCTATCATTAAAAGTCTCTTAGATGTAGTTTCAGATGGGAGTCCACTTGTCCGAGCAGAGGTTGCCGTAG CTCTTGCACGTTTTGCCTTTGGCCACAAACAGCACCTAAAGTTAGCCGCAGCTTCATATTGGAAGCCTCAGTCAAGTTCTTTGCTTACTTCGCTCCCTTCAATAGCTAAATTCCATGATCCTGGGAGTGCAACGATTGTTTCTTTACACATGAGTCCTCTGACCAGAGCTAGCACTGATAGCCAACCAGTGGCTCGTGAGGCTAGGATCTCAAGCAGCCCTCTTGGCTCTTCTGGGCTGATGCATGGATCTCCATTATCTGATGATTCTTCGTTACATTCTGATTCTGGAATTATGCATGAAAATGTCAGCAATGGAGCTGTCCATCAGTCTAGACTGTTGGATAATGCTGTTTATTCGCAATGCGTTCGAGCTATGTTTGCATTAGCTAAAGATCCATCTCCACGTATTGCAAGTCTTGGACGGCGTGTTCTCTCTATTATTGGAATCGAACAGGTTGTTGCGAAACCCTCGAAACCCACTGGCCGACCAGGGGAAGCTGCAACGACATCTCACACTCCTCTTGCTGGGCTAGCTCGTTCATCCTCATGGTTTGATATGCATGCAG GTAATCTGCCCTTAAGTTTTAGGACTCCCCCGGTCAGCCCTCCGAGAACAAACTATCTGAGTGGACTGAGGAGAGTTTGTTCGTTAGAGTTCAGGCCTCATCTGTTGGGTTCACCCGACTCAGGATTGGCTGATCCGCTTTTAGGCGTCAGTGGATCTGAACGAAGTTTGCTTCCACTATCAACTATCTACAGCTGGAGTTGTGGCCACTTTTCTAAACCGCTTCTTGGTGGTGCGGATGCTAGTCAAGAAATTGCagccaaaagagaagaaaaagaaaaatttgcacTTGAGCATATTGCAAAATGCCAGCACTCAT CTATTAGCAAGCTCAACAATAATCCTATTGCCAACTGGGATACGAGGTTCGAAACGGGAACAAAGACGGCCCTCCTTCACCCATTCTCTCCTATTGTAGTTGCTGCAGACGAGAATGAACGGATCAG AGTGTGGAACTATGAGGAAGCAACTCTTCTCAATGGCTTTGACAATcatgattttcctgacaaaggAATTTCAAAGCTCTGCCTGGTCAATGAACTTGACGATTCTCTGCTACTTGTTGCGTCAT GCGATGGGTCCGTCCGGATATGGAAAAACTATGCAACAAAGGGTAAACAAAAGCTTGTTACTGGGTTTTCTTCAATCCAGGGTCAGAAGCCCGGTGCACGTGACTTGAACGCAGTCGTGGACTGGCAACAACAGTCTGGTTACCTG TATGCTTCTGGGGAGGTGTCAACGGTCACACTTTGGGACCTGGAGAAAGAACAGCTTGTCAGATCTATACCATCTGATTCAGAGTGTGGAGTTACAGCACTT GTGTCTTGA
- the LOC104745037 gene encoding regulatory-associated protein of TOR 1 isoform X2, whose translation MALGDLMVSRFSQSSVSLVSNHRYDDDCVSSHDDGDSRRKDSEAKSSSSYGNGTTERAATATSMAYLPQTIVLCELRHDASEASSPLGTSEIVFHPKWRLKERMKTGCVALVLCLNITVDPPDVIKISPCARIEAWIDPFSMAPPKALETIGKNLSTQYERWQPRARYKVQLDPTVDEVRKLCLTCRKYAKTERVLFHYNGHGVPKPTANGEIWVFNKSYTQYIPLPISELDSWLKTPSIYVFDCSAARMILNAFAELHDWGSSGSSGSSRDCIILAACDVHETLPQSVEFPADVFTSCLTTPIKMALKWFCRRSLLKEIIDESLIDRIPGRQNDRKTLLGELNWIFTAVTDTIAWNVLPHELFQRLFRQDLLVASLFRNFLLAERIMRSANCNPISHPMLPPTHQHHMWDAWDMAAEICLSHLPQLVVDPSAEFQPSPFFTEQLTAFEVWLDHGSEHKKPPEQLPIVLQVLLSQCHRFRALVLLGRFLDMGSWAVDLALSVGIFPYVLKLLQTTTNELRQILVFIWTKILALDKSCQIDLVKDGGHTYFIRFLDSSGAFPEQRAMAAFVLAVIVDGHRRGQEACLEANLIGVCLGHLEASRPSDPQPEPLFLQWLCLCLGKLWEDFMEAQIMGREANAFEKLAPLLSEPQPEVRAAAVFALGTLLDIGFDSNKSVVEDEFDDDEKIRAEDAIIKSLLDVVSDGSPLVRAEVAVALARFAFGHKQHLKLAAASYWKPQSSSLLTSLPSIAKFHDPGSATIVSLHMSPLTRASTDSQPVAREARISSSPLGSSGLMHGSPLSDDSSLHSDSGIMHENVSNGAVHQSRLLDNAVYSQCVRAMFALAKDPSPRIASLGRRVLSIIGIEQVVAKPSKPTGRPGEAATTSHTPLAGLARSSSWFDMHAGNLPLSFRTPPVSPPRTNYLSGLRRVCSLEFRPHLLGSPDSGLADPLLGVSGSERSLLPLSTIYSWSCGHFSKPLLGGADASQEIAAKREEKEKFALEHIAKCQHSSISKLNNNPIANWDTRFETGTKTALLHPFSPIVVAADENERIRVWNYEEATLLNGFDNHDFPDKGISKLCLVNELDDSLLLVASCDGSVRIWKNYATKGKQKLVTGFSSIQGQKPGARDLNAVVDWQQQSGYLYASGEVSTVTLWDLEKEQLVRSIPSDSECGVTALSASQVHGGQLAAGFADGSLRLYDVRSPEPLVCATRPHQKVERVVGLSFQPGLDPAKVVSASQAGDIQFLDLRTTRDTYLTIDAHRGSLTALAVHRHAPIIASGSAKQLIKVFSLQGEQLGIIRYYPSFMAQKIGSVSCLTFHPYQVLLAAGAADSFVSIYTHDNTQAR comes from the exons ATGGCATTAGGAGACTTAATGGTGTCTCGGTTCTCGcaatcttctgtttctttggTCTCTAATCACCGATACGACGATGACTGTGTCTCTAGTCACGATGACGGTGATTCGCGGAGGAAGGATTCTGAGGCTAAGAGCAGTAGTAGCTACGGGAATGGTACAACTGAGAGAGCCGCCACCGCCACCAGTATGGCTTACTTGCCTCAGACTATTGTGCTCTGCGAGCTTCGACATGACGCATCCGAGGCTTCTTCTCCCTTGGGGACTTCGGAGATTGTATTTCACCCCAAATGGCGGCTTAAAGAACGA ATGAAAACCGGATGTGTAGCTTTAGTTCTGTGTTTGAACATCACTGTTGATCCGCCGGATGTTATAAAGATATCTCCATGTGCTAGAATCGAGGCCTGGATAG ATCCATTTTCCATGGCACCGCCTAAAGCTCTTGAGACAATTGGAAAGAACTTGAGCACTCAGTATGAGAGATGGCAACCAAGG gCTCGGTATAAGGTTCAACTAGATCCGACGGTAGATGAGGTGAGGAAGCTATGCTTGACTTGTCGGAAATATGCAAAAACCGAGAGAGTTCTATTCCATTATAATGGGCATGGTGTGCCAAAGCCTACAGCTAATGGTGAAATTTGGGTATTCAACAAG AGTTATACACAGTACATTCCCTTGCCAATCAGTGAGCTTGATTCCTGGTTGAAGACACCCTCCATCTACGTTTTTGACTGCTCTGCTGCTAGGATGATTCTTAATGCCTTTGCTGAG CTTCATGATTGGGGTTCTTCTGGTTCCTCTGGATCCTCAAGGGACTGCATTATACTTGCTGCTTGTGATGTACATGAGACACTTCCTCAGAGCGTTGAATTCCCAGCTGATGTTTTTACGTCTTGCCTCACAACGCCCATTAAAATGGCGTTGAAATG GTTCTGCAGGCGTTCTCTTCTGAAAGAAATCATCGATGAATCACTTATTGACAGGATTCCAGGCCGGCAAAACGACCGTAAGACGTTGTTAGGGGAGTTGAACTGGATATTCACAGCAGTGACGGATACAATTGCATGGAATGTGCTACCTCATG AACTTTTCCAGAGATTATTCAGACAGGACTTGTTGGTCGCTAGCCTTTTCCGAAATTTTTTACTCGCTGAGAGAATAATGCGGTCTGCAAACTGTAATCCAATATCTCACCCTATGCTGCCTCCTACGCATCAACATCATATGTG GGATGCATGGGACATGGCTGCTGAAATCTGTCTTTCTCACCTTCCCCAACTTGTTGTAGACCCAAGCGCAGAGTTCCAG CCAAGTCCCTTTTTTACTGAGCAACTGACAGCTTTTGAGGTGTGGCTGGATCATGGATCTGAGCATAAGAAGCCACCGGAACAGTTGCCTATTGTCCTTCAG GTGTTACTTAGCCAGTGTCATCGGTTTCGTGCTCTTGTACTTCTTGGAAGATTTCTTGATATGGGTTCATGGGCTGTGGATCTG GCCTTGTCTGTTGGAATATTCCCATATGTGCTGAAGCTTCTGCAAACGACAACGAATGAGCTAAGACAGATTCTGGTTTTCATATGGACAAAAATTCTTGCACTGGATAAG TCTTGTCAAATTGATCTTGTGAAAGATGGCGGACATACATATTTCATACGATTCCTAG ATAGCTCGGGTGCATTTCCAGAACAACGAGCTATGGCTGCTTTTGTTCTGGCTGTCATTGTTGACGGACATCGACGAGGCCAGGAAGCATGTCTTGAAGCTAATTTAATTGGTGTTTGTCTGGGGCACCTTGAAGCATCCAGACCAAGTGATCCACAGCCAGAACCATTGTTTCTACAATGGCTTTGTCTTTGTCTTGGAAAGTTGTGGGAAGATTTTATGGAGGCCCAAATAATGGGCAGGGAAGCAAATGCTTTTGAAAAGTTGGCACCTCTGCTTTCCGAGCCCCAACCTGAG GTAAGGGCTGCTGCTGTTTTTGCCCTGGGTACCTTACTTGATATTGGGTTTGACTCTAATAAAAGTGTGGTGGAGGatgaatttgatgatgatgaaaagatTAGAGCCGAAGATGCTATCATTAAAAGTCTCTTAGATGTAGTTTCAGATGGGAGTCCACTTGTCCGAGCAGAGGTTGCCGTAG CTCTTGCACGTTTTGCCTTTGGCCACAAACAGCACCTAAAGTTAGCCGCAGCTTCATATTGGAAGCCTCAGTCAAGTTCTTTGCTTACTTCGCTCCCTTCAATAGCTAAATTCCATGATCCTGGGAGTGCAACGATTGTTTCTTTACACATGAGTCCTCTGACCAGAGCTAGCACTGATAGCCAACCAGTGGCTCGTGAGGCTAGGATCTCAAGCAGCCCTCTTGGCTCTTCTGGGCTGATGCATGGATCTCCATTATCTGATGATTCTTCGTTACATTCTGATTCTGGAATTATGCATGAAAATGTCAGCAATGGAGCTGTCCATCAGTCTAGACTGTTGGATAATGCTGTTTATTCGCAATGCGTTCGAGCTATGTTTGCATTAGCTAAAGATCCATCTCCACGTATTGCAAGTCTTGGACGGCGTGTTCTCTCTATTATTGGAATCGAACAGGTTGTTGCGAAACCCTCGAAACCCACTGGCCGACCAGGGGAAGCTGCAACGACATCTCACACTCCTCTTGCTGGGCTAGCTCGTTCATCCTCATGGTTTGATATGCATGCAG GTAATCTGCCCTTAAGTTTTAGGACTCCCCCGGTCAGCCCTCCGAGAACAAACTATCTGAGTGGACTGAGGAGAGTTTGTTCGTTAGAGTTCAGGCCTCATCTGTTGGGTTCACCCGACTCAGGATTGGCTGATCCGCTTTTAGGCGTCAGTGGATCTGAACGAAGTTTGCTTCCACTATCAACTATCTACAGCTGGAGTTGTGGCCACTTTTCTAAACCGCTTCTTGGTGGTGCGGATGCTAGTCAAGAAATTGCagccaaaagagaagaaaaagaaaaatttgcacTTGAGCATATTGCAAAATGCCAGCACTCAT CTATTAGCAAGCTCAACAATAATCCTATTGCCAACTGGGATACGAGGTTCGAAACGGGAACAAAGACGGCCCTCCTTCACCCATTCTCTCCTATTGTAGTTGCTGCAGACGAGAATGAACGGATCAG AGTGTGGAACTATGAGGAAGCAACTCTTCTCAATGGCTTTGACAATcatgattttcctgacaaaggAATTTCAAAGCTCTGCCTGGTCAATGAACTTGACGATTCTCTGCTACTTGTTGCGTCAT GCGATGGGTCCGTCCGGATATGGAAAAACTATGCAACAAAGGGTAAACAAAAGCTTGTTACTGGGTTTTCTTCAATCCAGGGTCAGAAGCCCGGTGCACGTGACTTGAACGCAGTCGTGGACTGGCAACAACAGTCTGGTTACCTG TATGCTTCTGGGGAGGTGTCAACGGTCACACTTTGGGACCTGGAGAAAGAACAGCTTGTCAGATCTATACCATCTGATTCAGAGTGTGGAGTTACAGCACTT TCCGCTTCTCAAGTGCACGGGGGTCAACTTGCTGCTGGTTTTGCCGATGGGTCTTTGAGACTCTATGATGTTCGATCACCTGAACC GCTTGTCTGCGCGACTCGGCCTCATCAGAAAGTTGAAAGGGTGGTTGGACTCAGTTTTCAGCCTGGACTTGACCCCGCAAAG GTGGTGAGTGCATCACAGGCCGGTGACATACAGTTTCTTGACCTTAGAACAACAAGGGACACGTACCTGACAATTGATGCACACAGGGGTTCACTCACGGCCTTAGCTGTTCACAGACACGCTCCAATCATCGCGAGCGGATCTGCAAAACAGCTCATTAAAGTGTTCAGCCTCCAAGGGGAACAACTAGGGATAATCCGATACTACCCGTCCTTCATGGCGCAGAAGATTGGTTCAGTGAGTTGCCTCACATTTCATCCGTACCAGGTCCTGCTAGCAGCTGGAGCTGCTGACTCATTCGTCTCCATATACACCCACGACAACACTCAAGCAAG ATGA